The Aeoliella mucimassa genome includes the window CTCGATCGCTTCGGGAGCGTAGCTGGTGAACAGCACGCGATCGCCAACCTTGACCTGCAGTTCGCCACGGCTGCCGTCGTCGAGCAGCTTGCCGGTGCCGATGGCCACGATCGTTCCACGGCTCGGCTTGTCCTTGGCCGAATCGGGCAGCACGATACCGCCAGCGGTGACGTCTTCCGACTCATCGCGGCTCACGACCACCTTGTCGCCCAGTGGTTGCAGCTTGACTTTGCCCTTCTTCTTGGATGCAGTTGCAGCCATATGAGTTTGCTCCTGTAAGTAAACGGTAAAAATGTAAGTTGCCAAGGCATCGACGGCCTTGGGCGGTTTGTATCGTTGGTCCCGTTGCCGGCTTGGCTAAGTGAGTGCCAGCCGAGGCAATCGGGCTCCGCAGCAAGGCTGGCCATGGAGGGTCTGGGAGGCTCGAAGCCAACCGCCTGCCACCCTGGCGCGCACCCGCTGCGTTCGGGGGACAGAATGCAACCTGCGCGCCAATTGTCCGTTTTCACGTAAGTGGTTGTTAAATAGCGACTTAGCAACCGAGGCGAGTTCCACCAGACTGCCAGAGTGACTGGGCCAAGCTCCCCAGCCCTCAAACCGAAGCTTGCCGAGGTGTCATTTTGGCAGGAGGGCAGCGGAGCAGTCTCCCCCACGCCGAAATACGAATAGTTTCCCATCGCTCACGAATAGATTCCCAATTTACCCACCGATGGGAAAATTGATTCGGCACGCACTCTGCAAAACCAGCGGTTTTCGGCCACGAATAGATTCCCATTCCCCAAAACGCATCCGATGGGAATCTATTTTCCCACTGGGAAAGAATCGCAAGTCGTTTATGAGCAATGAGTTGCATCAACACCTCCGCGATAGTTGCCCAAAATAGATTCCCACCCATGGGAAACTATTTTGGTTGGAAGTTGGGAGTTCTGCATGCGGAATGTCATTCTGAGGGAGCTTCCAGCGACTGAAGAATCTCGGCTTGCCACTTCGAGCGTGTTACCAACGCGCGCAGCAGCCAACGCCCACGCAACCGAACATTCGCCTGCGCGTCGCTTAGCTTTCGAGTTCAAAACAAGCATCACATCTCATTCACCTCCAATCACTGAAGAGCCAACAGCCGAAAGCTGATAGCCGACAGCCACACGCCTGTCCATTAGAACACCGGTGGTGGCCACTTTCCAGTGAAAAATGGCCATTTGAGAAGCCGTTTCGCTTGTCGGGGCCAGAGAAGGAGAGGCCGCCGAACGCTCGTGCGGAGGTCCCACTACGGCAACGCCTGCAGCTTGGCGTCGGCAGCCGCCCAATCGGCTCGGCCGCCCAACGTTTTGGCCGGAAATCGGCATTTATGCCGGGTTCCCCCCGGCTCGCGAAGCGATTGTTAGATAGAGTAGTAGGAGGCTTGGTAGGAGAACTTTGGCGCAGCACGTGACTCAGCGAAGTGGATAGCAATGGATCAATCGGGCAACGGACGCGCACGCGTGATGGTCGTCACTCCGACCGATCCGCGATGCAAGACAAACGGCGGCAACCAGCGAACCGCCCATCTGTGCGACGCCTTCTCTCGCCATGCGGACGTGTTGGTGCTGTCGCTCACGAGCGACCAGGTCCGCACACCCGAGCTCGACCCCGAGGGCTACCTGCTGGGACCGATTCACCTGTCGAAGCGATATGCCGAGCGAATGCCAGTGCGGGTGCTCAGGCGAGCGTGCGAAGTCGGGCTGCAGTTCTCGAAGGACCGGTCGCAACGCGCGGCCGTGGCGAAAGCAGTCGAACAGCACCAGCCCGATCTGTTGCTGTATCGCTATCTGAATCAAGCGGTCGTGTCGCATCCTCCGGGGCTCGACATGCCATGCATCATCGACATCGACGATCGCATGAGCGACAAGTACCAGCAGATGGCAAACACCGCTGGCAATGCCTTGATGCGCGGATCGCTCCGACGCACCTCTCGCTACCTGCGGGCGCGGGAAGATGCTGCCTTGAA containing:
- a CDS encoding co-chaperone GroES, translating into MAATASKKKGKVKLQPLGDKVVVSRDESEDVTAGGIVLPDSAKDKPSRGTIVAIGTGKLLDDGSRGELQVKVGDRVLFTSYAPEAIEIDDEEYLLMSEGDILAVIE